A genomic segment from Janibacter sp. DB-40 encodes:
- a CDS encoding NAD(P)/FAD-dependent oxidoreductase, which yields MSEETWDLAVVGAGPAGSTAALAALAQDPTARVLLLDRAGFPRDKSCGDGIAPHVLDVLTPLGAADVVDGWRPLQRLELSRGRRTVDGRMARAVRVVPREVFDARLVDHAVAAGARLVRHRVRDVRVEDGAVVLDDHIRARVVVAADGARSAVRTALVGPRRVRQAIAIRGYAPTPPGRAGRQLIRYGEGRTQPSYAWAFDRGDELSNVGYGEILGGPRQPSRSVLLEQLEQLLPGTVPQAERWRGHHLPLSGWGWRTEQPGGPVLYAGDAAGLVNPMTGEGIYYAVATGAAAGRTAMTCVADHAPVAAGARYRSAVRSRLERHLHHTWLAGRLTRHPQVVEAGITAAGRDQHTFDDLVELGLGDGKLTPRLVASLGGSLIRNQLTPTRG from the coding sequence ATGAGCGAGGAGACCTGGGACCTCGCCGTCGTCGGCGCCGGACCCGCCGGCTCGACCGCGGCCCTGGCGGCGTTGGCCCAGGATCCCACCGCACGCGTGCTGCTGCTGGACCGGGCAGGCTTCCCCCGCGACAAGAGCTGTGGGGACGGCATCGCCCCGCACGTGCTGGACGTCCTCACTCCCCTGGGTGCCGCCGACGTCGTGGACGGCTGGCGGCCCCTGCAGCGCCTGGAGCTCTCGCGGGGTCGACGCACCGTCGACGGGCGGATGGCGCGGGCGGTCCGGGTGGTCCCGCGCGAGGTCTTCGACGCCCGGCTCGTGGACCACGCGGTGGCCGCGGGCGCGCGGTTGGTGCGGCACCGGGTCCGGGACGTCCGGGTCGAGGACGGTGCCGTCGTGCTCGACGACCACATCCGGGCCCGGGTCGTCGTGGCCGCCGACGGTGCGCGCTCGGCGGTCCGCACCGCCCTGGTCGGTCCTCGCCGCGTACGGCAGGCCATCGCGATCCGCGGCTATGCACCGACCCCGCCCGGGCGAGCCGGGCGCCAGCTGATCCGGTACGGCGAGGGGCGGACCCAACCGTCCTACGCGTGGGCCTTCGACCGCGGCGACGAGCTGTCCAACGTCGGCTACGGGGAGATCCTCGGTGGCCCGCGGCAGCCCTCGCGGAGCGTGCTGCTCGAGCAGCTCGAGCAGCTGCTGCCGGGGACCGTCCCGCAGGCCGAGCGGTGGCGCGGCCACCACCTCCCGCTCTCGGGCTGGGGGTGGCGGACCGAGCAGCCCGGCGGCCCCGTCCTCTACGCCGGCGACGCCGCCGGCCTGGTCAACCCGATGACCGGCGAAGGCATCTACTACGCGGTGGCCACCGGTGCCGCCGCGGGCCGCACCGCCATGACCTGCGTCGCCGACCACGCGCCGGTCGCCGCCGGCGCCCGGTACCGGAGCGCGGTGCGGAGCCGGCTCGAGCGGCACCTGCACCACACCTGGCTGGCGGGACGGCTGACCCGCCACCCGCAGGTCGTCGAGGCCGGGATCACTGCCGCGGGCAGGGACCAGCACACCTTCGACGACCTGGTCGAGCTCGGGCTCGGGGACGGCAAGCTGACGCCTCGCCTCGTCGCCTCGCTGGGTGGCAGCCTGATCCGCAACCAGCTGACGCCGACGAGAGGCTGA